A genomic segment from Gossypium hirsutum isolate 1008001.06 chromosome D04, Gossypium_hirsutum_v2.1, whole genome shotgun sequence encodes:
- the LOC107899750 gene encoding homeobox-leucine zipper protein HOX11, which translates to MELALSLGDPSKPFSFLDKTAKLSSKDLGFCMGLGNGFKSQENGDDAFEGKNSTDGDEKRVSSDPPLQLDLLPFSPVPRPQSSSQLRLPWLTDNQTDPWEGLGRGLDVNRLPLVAVADEAEEKAAVSSPNSAVSMDFGIRKGSRRGKKEVEVEAVETERTSTRASDDDDNGSTRKKLRLSKEQSAFLEESFKEHSTLNPKQKLALAKQLNLRPRQIEVWFQNRRARTKLKQTEVDCEYLKRCCETLAEENKRLQKELQELRALQTSQPFYMQLPATTLTMCPSCERVATASTTNASASTADAKTGGYPFFSSISNT; encoded by the exons ATGGAGTTAGCCTTGAGCTTGGGTGATCCTTCAAAGCCATTTTCGTTTCTTGACAAAACTGCAAAGTTATCAAGCAAGGATCTAGGGTTTTGCATGGGGCTTGGGAATGGGTTCAAATCACAAGAGAATGGGGACGATGCTTTTGAAGGTAAAAATAGTACGGATGGAGATGAGAAAAGGGTTTCTTCAGATCCACCTCTTCAGCTTGATCTTCTTCCTTTCTCCCCAGTTCCTCGTCCCCAGTCTTCTTCTCAGCTTCGCCTTCCTTGGCTCACAGATAACC AAACGGATCCATGGGAGGGACTCGGAAGAGGTTTAGACGTGAACCGTCTACCGTTGGTGGCGGTGGCGGATGAAGCTGAGGAAAAGGCGGCTGTGTCGTCTCCTAACAGCGCTGTGTCGATGGATTTTGGGATTAGAAAGGGAAGCAGAAGAGGCAAGAAAGAGGTGGAGGTGGAAGCAGTTGAAACAGAAAGAACTAGCACAAGAGCCAGTGATGATGATGACAACGGTTCAACTCGGAAGAAACTCAGGCTTTCTAAGGAACAGTCTGCCTTTCTTGAAGAAAGTTTCAAAGAACACAGCACACTCAATCCT AAGCAAAAACTTGCACTGGCTAAGCAATTAAATCTTCGTCCTCGCCAAATTGAAGTCTGGTTTCAGAATAGAAGAGCAag GACAAAATTGAAGCAAACAGAGGTAGATTGTGAGTATTTAAAGCGATGTTGCGAGACACTggcagaagaaaataaaagattacAGAAGGAACTGCAGGAGTTAAGAGCCTTGCAAACTTCTCAACCGTTTTACATGCAGTTACCCGCTACCACCCTCACTATGTGTCCTTCATGTGAGCGTGTCGCCACCGCTTCCACCACCAACGCATCAGCCTCCACCGCCGATGCCAAAACTGGAGGATACCCATTTTTCTCCTCTATTTCAAACACATGA